AACCATATGCGATCCAAACCAGCCCCAAAACGCCAAGTTGCCCCTGATCCGAAACACCGCAATGTGATTATTGGAAAGTTTATCAATCACGTCATGGAACGCGGAAAGAAAACCGTCGCCCAGGGTGTGGTTTATGATATGT
This sequence is a window from Patescibacteria group bacterium. Protein-coding genes within it:
- a CDS encoding 30S ribosomal protein S7; translated protein: MRSKPAPKRQVAPDPKHRNVIIGKFINHVMERGKKTVAQGVVYDM